Proteins from a single region of Rhodobacteraceae bacterium LMO-JJ12:
- a CDS encoding MarR family transcriptional regulator — protein MADARYILDEQVGYLLRLAYQRHAAIFQAHTLEGLTAQQFAALVRIGEEGEVSQNRLGRLAAMDVATIKGVADRLRLKGLTCVAPDPDDKRRMLITLSQEGRALLKRMCDVGFEISNETLAPLTKAERITFMELLKKLT, from the coding sequence ATGGCTGACGCGCGCTATATCCTTGATGAGCAAGTCGGATATCTGCTCCGGCTGGCCTATCAACGTCATGCGGCGATCTTTCAGGCCCACACGCTCGAAGGGCTGACGGCGCAGCAATTCGCGGCGCTGGTGCGGATCGGCGAGGAAGGAGAGGTCTCGCAGAACCGGTTGGGGCGGTTGGCGGCGATGGATGTCGCCACGATCAAGGGCGTGGCCGACCGGCTCAGACTGAAGGGCCTGACATGCGTCGCACCCGATCCCGACGACAAGCGCCGTATGCTGATCACGCTGTCACAAGAAGGCCGCGCGTTGCTCAAGCGGATGTGTGACGTGGGCTTTGAGATCAGCAACGAGACATTGGCTCCGCTGACAAAAGCCGAACGCATCACTTTCATGGAGCTTCTCAAGAAGCTGACGTGA
- a CDS encoding CTP synthetase — protein sequence MLRLALIVHLFVGSTLAGSAMIVALVAGWDTLQPLVIAAFVGWLLSIPTSWVLARKIESL from the coding sequence ATGTTGCGACTTGCTCTGATCGTGCATCTGTTTGTCGGCTCGACGCTCGCCGGGAGCGCCATGATTGTTGCGCTGGTGGCCGGCTGGGACACGTTGCAACCGCTGGTGATCGCCGCATTTGTCGGCTGGCTGCTGTCCATCCCGACAAGCTGGGTTCTGGCGCGAAAGATCGAGAGCCTCTAA